Below is a genomic region from Vibrio mimicus.
AGCTTGCGCGACTCTTCAACCAGTTCAGCCAATTGCAGGCGGTAAGGCTCTGCTGATTGTACTGAACAAGCCATCAGTTTAGCGCTGAACTCATCACGCACGGTTGGGTGTGCGGTTGGTTGATCAAACCACTCACCTAAAGCGCTGCGACCAGCTTGGGTTATAGAATAAACTTTGCGATCTGGTTTGCCTTCCTGTGGTTCCAGAACACAAGTTACTAAACCCTGTTCCCCCATTTTATTGAGTTCACGATATACCTGCTGATGGCTGGCTTTCCAGAAGTAGCCAATGCTAGCAGAAAATTCTTTTGTTATATCGTACCCGGTTGCATCGCGTGTGCTAAGAACAGTAAGGATAACGTGTGGTAATGACATGTCTTCAATCCAAAAATTAAGTCAACATAAACTTCTATCTAAACGGCTGTCGTGCTTCT
It encodes:
- a CDS encoding PadR family transcriptional regulator, whose product is MSLPHVILTVLSTRDATGYDITKEFSASIGYFWKASHQQVYRELNKMGEQGLVTCVLEPQEGKPDRKVYSITQAGRSALGEWFDQPTAHPTVRDEFSAKLMACSVQSAEPYRLQLAELVEESRKLVTHYQEIESAYYANPTMLDKQQRLERLTLRRNLLVRQAWIQWADEVLAELNAMA